From a single Fulvivirga ulvae genomic region:
- a CDS encoding TonB-dependent receptor plug domain-containing protein encodes MKIKYFTLTLGLLAWFGSAFAQNEDTEIQSNDIYRFNVDQDILNLDFEGDATVHISSATGKKEDVNRTPYQAYVITREEMETAGALTIPEALRLAPGVLVRQKTNGLYEVHLFGADNIPEQHSLQMHKSTMVLVMIDNMPVNDHFTGGIFWETLPISIGDVEKIEVVAGSSSVPYGRDAANGVINIITRKPESNSLSVTANIQGGVPHTLVNNAAIGFGINDKVLVRLSGKYIDTRRFQDEYYVAGESRYIPSDSLLFYQSNAEETNLYGSLARQDMAINAFVQYAPNDKTDVNISLSSQDSEGQSIHYNFEEFTLIRRTSSSQLINLNSMISNLHLQASYSTADQNLAVGYPGHSFEVDKINTRIFYNHALKSIVLTPGLRYQASMFDDTKHLSDDNAYPNIINGKKELTYYGGFLKANMLLLEDKLSIDGGFSYDIYDHENVLGYQAAAAYQPYKKVLLRAAYAKGNQGEFANNTFNEGIITNTSGPVIRNIVNDDLKVVISENYSVGTRVNITDKIIVGLDYFHVQNSNGYVAAITTVNSDTIGSQVVNSPATLNRNGFTANLTAKISGKFKVRAHATLQNTSYKGDTTAVSNVLSPRHFGGLTANYKTMLDKLNITVSLYAFGQHEVTALGSTQKISGKLLPALKVSYKIWQENEIFINVRNLLGSASKEYIFADDAPGIYLIGAKIKF; translated from the coding sequence ATGAAAATCAAATATTTCACCCTTACATTGGGGCTGTTAGCGTGGTTTGGGTCTGCTTTTGCTCAAAACGAGGATACCGAAATACAGTCTAATGACATTTACAGATTCAATGTAGATCAGGATATCCTCAATTTGGACTTTGAAGGAGATGCTACAGTACATATATCCTCTGCCACTGGTAAAAAGGAGGATGTAAACCGCACTCCCTATCAGGCCTATGTAATTACCCGCGAAGAGATGGAAACCGCCGGAGCGCTCACCATACCGGAGGCGTTAAGACTTGCCCCTGGCGTGCTGGTAAGGCAAAAGACAAACGGTCTTTACGAGGTTCATTTGTTTGGTGCTGATAATATACCTGAGCAGCATAGCTTACAAATGCACAAGAGTACCATGGTACTGGTCATGATCGACAATATGCCTGTAAATGATCATTTTACCGGAGGTATATTTTGGGAAACATTGCCTATAAGTATAGGGGACGTTGAAAAAATTGAAGTGGTAGCCGGATCTTCTTCAGTGCCATATGGCAGAGATGCTGCCAACGGCGTCATCAATATTATCACCAGAAAACCCGAAAGCAATAGCCTTAGTGTGACAGCCAACATTCAGGGAGGTGTACCCCATACCCTGGTGAACAATGCAGCTATAGGTTTTGGCATCAATGACAAGGTGCTGGTCAGGCTATCCGGTAAATATATTGATACCCGAAGGTTTCAGGACGAATACTATGTAGCCGGTGAAAGCAGATACATACCCAGTGATTCCCTGCTTTTCTATCAATCCAATGCAGAAGAAACCAACCTCTACGGCTCACTTGCCAGACAGGATATGGCAATCAATGCTTTTGTACAATATGCTCCAAATGACAAAACCGATGTCAATATCTCGCTTTCGTCTCAGGATTCGGAAGGCCAAAGCATCCATTATAATTTTGAGGAATTTACATTAATAAGACGCACATCATCTTCGCAACTTATCAATTTAAATTCCATGATAAGCAATCTTCATTTGCAGGCTTCATATTCGACCGCGGATCAGAACCTGGCCGTGGGATACCCGGGTCATAGCTTTGAGGTTGATAAAATCAATACCAGGATATTCTATAACCATGCTCTTAAAAGTATAGTATTAACTCCCGGTTTACGATACCAGGCCTCGATGTTTGACGATACTAAACATCTCTCGGATGATAATGCTTACCCCAATATAATCAATGGAAAAAAAGAGCTTACCTACTATGGTGGTTTTCTTAAGGCAAATATGTTGCTGTTAGAAGATAAACTCTCAATAGACGGGGGCTTCAGTTATGACATTTATGACCATGAAAATGTATTGGGTTACCAGGCGGCAGCTGCGTATCAGCCTTATAAGAAGGTGCTGCTCAGAGCGGCCTATGCAAAAGGAAACCAGGGTGAATTTGCCAACAACACTTTTAATGAAGGCATTATAACCAATACGAGCGGGCCTGTAATACGGAACATAGTTAATGATGACCTGAAGGTTGTTATTTCCGAAAACTATAGTGTAGGCACCAGGGTAAATATAACAGACAAGATCATCGTAGGACTGGACTACTTCCATGTTCAAAATTCGAATGGTTATGTGGCCGCTATTACTACGGTAAATAGCGATACTATCGGCAGCCAAGTGGTAAACTCCCCGGCAACCCTAAATAGAAATGGCTTCACGGCAAACCTGACTGCAAAAATCTCAGGAAAGTTTAAAGTCCGCGCACATGCAACTCTTCAGAACACAAGTTATAAAGGTGATACTACAGCCGTCAGCAACGTGCTCTCCCCCAGGCATTTTGGAGGCTTAACGGCAAACTACAAAACCATGCTGGATAAACTGAATATCACGGTGAGTCTTTACGCCTTCGGCCAGCATGAAGTAACGGCCCTCGGCAGTACACAGAAAATATCAGGAAAATTACTGCCTGCCTTAAAAGTTTCATATAAAATCTGGCAGGAAAATGAGATTTTCATCAACGTAAGAAATCTGCTGGGGTCTGCAAGCAAGGAATACATTTTTGCTGACGATGCCCCCGGCATATACCTCATTGGAGCAAAAATCAAATTTTAA